A stretch of Gossypium hirsutum isolate 1008001.06 chromosome A06, Gossypium_hirsutum_v2.1, whole genome shotgun sequence DNA encodes these proteins:
- the LOC107961801 gene encoding purine permease 21 — translation MGEAPEIQLQVPSEDEKLNEDSVEQQTNGNQSTTITQQRTYKWWLLMTIYTFFLLSGQSVATLLGRLYYDKGGNSKWLATIVQVVGFPILIPLYYLPSYKSSHTSNITTNPPSLLVLSGMYFGLGLLLAAGCLLYSVGLLYLPVSTYSLICASQLAFNALFSFFFNSQKFTPFIINSLVLLTISSTLLVFQNDSSGSTPVPRAKYVIGFVCTVAASAGYGLMLSLTQLCFEKILKKQTFKAVLDMIIYQSSAATLMISVGLFASGEWKSLGEEMEGFKLGKSAYVNVLVWIAVGWQVFSIGAVGLIFEASSLFSNVISTLGLPIVPVFAMVFFHDPMTGVKVISMLLAIWGFVSYVYQHYLDDRNSDTGKL, via the exons ATGGGGGAAGCTCCAGAAATACAACTGCAGGTCCCGT CTGAGGATGAGAAATTAAATGAAGATTCAGTTGAGCAGCAAACAAATGGAAACCAGTCAACAACAATCACGCAACAAAGAACCTACAAATGGTGGCTACTAATGACAATCTAtacattttttcttctttctggTCAGTCAGTGGCTACACTTCTGGGAAGATTGTACTATGACAAAGGCGGAAACAGCAAGTGGCTAGCAACCATTGTTCAAGTCGTCGGTTTCCCAATCCTCATTCCCTTATATTACCTTCCATCCTACAAATCTTCACACACTAGCAACATTACAACCAACCCACCCTCTCTTTTAGTTCTTTCGGGCATGTATTTTGGGCTTGGACTACTTTTGGCAGCCGGTTGCTTGTTGTATTCAGTTGGTCTTTTGTATCTCCCGGTCTCCACTTATTCACTCATTTGTGCTTCCCAATTAGCCTTCAATGCCTtgttttccttcttctttaactCACAAAAGTTCACCCCTTTCATAATAAACTCTTTGGTCCTCCTCACAATCTCTTCCACCCTCCTCGTATTCCAAAACGATTCCTCAGGTTCCACACCAGTTCCCAGAGCCAAATATGTGATCGGATTTGTATGCACGGTGGCTGCTTCAGCAGGGTATGGATTGATGTTGTCTCTAACACAACTTTGTTTCGAAAAGATTCTAAAGAAACAAACATTTAAGGCAGTGTTGGACATGATAATCTACCAGTCATCGGCTGCAACTTTGATGATCAGTGTGGGTCTTTTCGCCAGTGGGGAGTGGAAGAGTCTGGGCGAAGAAATGGAAGGGTTTAAACTGGGTAAGTCGGCATACGTTAACGTTTTGGTTTGGATTGCTGTAGGGTGGCAAGTTTTCTCGATTGGTGCGGTGGGTTTGATCTTCGAAGCGTCATCGCTTTTCTCGAATGTTATCAGCACgttaggactacccattgttccAGTGTTTGCGATGGTGTTTTTCCACGATCCAATGACTGGAGTTAAGGTCATTTCCATGTTGTTGGCCATATGGGGATTTGTGTCCTATGTTTACCAGCACTATCTTGATGATCGAAACTCTGATACTGGAAAACTTTAA